The sequence CCCGGGCATCCGGCGGAGCCGGCCCAGCGCCTGTGCCGGTGTCATCCGATCTACTCGGAGCAGGTCGTAGTAGTGCCGCTGATGCGACGAGAGCCAGTCGGGCGCCGCCCACGCCCGGGCGGTCACGTCGGCCCAGGTGCCGCAGTAGTTTGCCGTGATGGTGACCTCGACGAGGTCGATGTCGGGCAGCGGGCGGGGCCTCGCGATTTCGTCGAGGTAGCAGACCGCAATGTCTGCGTCACTCTGACGCTGTAGCCACTGCGCTGGTAGCAACTGAGGGTCGTTGCAGGCGACCTCGATCTCGATGATCGGCAAGCTCTTCGTCTGCTCGCGGGCAGCGGTGAGCGCCCGGTCGGCGGCTTGGATATACGAGCCCGAGCTCAGACGGCCGGTGGTGACCGCCCAGGCGATCCGGGCGCGCAGGAGGGGGTCGACACCGTCGGGGTCTTCGCGGAACTGTGTGTGCCACCCGGATAGCACCGGATGCGGTTCGGATTCGCTCATGCCCGGTGCCCTTCCGGAACAGACGGTGGCTGCTTCCCCAGAGGGGCCAACACTCACTCTTGGACCCAGCGGGGTCAGGCGTTGATTGTCTGCACTGCGGCACCCCGTGCCGGGACCGCAGCGGCAGTGGTCGAGTCTGATTGATGCCGTTCGCGGCGGCTGTTCAGCAGACAGTTGGCGTGATACCACCGGCGTCGCCGCACGGGCCGACCGGCGGCGATGAGATCCCCGACCGCGATGGGATCATCACAATAGGCACACTGCCCGCCATCGAACTCGGCGGCGACGGTCTGGCGTGCCAGACCGAATGCCATCATCAGGCCTGGGTCGTCGGCTCGAGACTCGACGGCGCCCGACGGTGACGTATGGCCGCAGCCGAGGTCGCCAACGAGGCCTTGCGGTGCTGCCGTGACGGTTCCGCAGTCGGCGCAACGGGTCCATTGATAACCGCCGGCCAAGAGCGTAAGCATTGATTGTTGCTGGTTGTCGACCGGTCCGATGTCGGTCATCTCCTTGGGGGCAGGAATGTCGCCGACGTTGTAGAGCACGAGATTGGCCAGCCACCGGCTGTCTCTGATCGGGGCGATCGTGTGCAGCCCGTGAGCTTCGCAGCGCATCCCCGGGGTGTACTGATGGCGGGCCGTACAGTGCTCGTTCACCTCGGTAGCCGCCGCGAACTCCCGCCATCGGCGGTAGTCCGGCATGCTGGCATGTTCACCCGGCACCTGCATCCAGATCCGCTGCTGCGGCAACCAGAAGTCGGGTTCGTATTCGCTGCCACCACTCAATGGAAAGGTGATAGGTCGATACGACCATGGCACGCCGAGGTCCTCGCAAATCAACGCCCAGCGGGCGTGTAGGAGGGTAGAGAACCCCACACCGGCGTACTGGGTTTTGGTCATGATGCCGTTGCTTCTCTCGTCTCGATGACTGTTAGCCGGGGCGTCGTGTGACCCGAGCCGACGCGGTCTTCATGCACTGCGCTTGAGGTGGACCTCGACACGGCGCGGCGCGCGGGGAAAACCTGGGCCTATCGACGGCGGATACAGCAGGTTCAAGCAGCGGATCCCTGAGAAGCACTGAGTTCCCGGTGGTTCGGCTGTGTGCCGTGCCCGTCATCGCCGCAGTCGTCGCTGAGTCGCAGGTGACATTCGGCGTGATACCACCGTCGGCTCCGCACGGCGGTGCCCGCAATGATCAGCTCGCCGAGACGAAACCAGGAACGACACCCAGCGCAGGTGCCGTCTTGCAGCGCCACCGTCGTATACCGGGCGGCGGTAAGAGCTCGTTGCAGCAGAGGATCGTCGGCGACTCCGTTGTGCATGGCGTCGTGCTCGCATGCCGCGTCGACCGCGACGTCGTCGTTGACCGCACTCACCGTGCCGCACTGGGCGCATCGACGCCATCGGTAGCGCCAGCCCACGCCGGAATACATCGAACTGCGACGGCTGCTATCGAACATCCCACTCGCCTCGGCATCTGTCGCGTCGGGCAACCCGCCGCCGGCATAGAGAACCAGGTCTGCTCGTCGCGCCTTCGGCAGCCACGGCACGGTGTGCGGGTACAGGTGGTGGTCACATTCCGCGCCGGGGGTGAACCGTTGACGCGCCCGGCAGCGCACAGTGTCGGCTGCCGGCGCGAACTGCCGCCAGTCGGCGAAGGCTTGGTTGTTCCAGGACACCGCCCCGATCTGCAGCCAGTACCGCTGTCGAACCAGGTGGAAATCGGGCGTAAACGGCCGGCCATCGGGCAGCGTAATCTCGATCGGGCGGAACCGCCATTCAACGGCTAGGCCGTGCAGGAGTACGGCCCACTGAGCGTGCAAGAGCGTCGGAAACCGGACGTCTTTGAAGCGGATCTCCATGGAAGATGGCTGGCTTTCCGTGTCGAGTAACAGGGCTGCCATACCCCTGGCCGGGGAGATGAGGTCACCTAACACAACCGCAGTCAAAGCCCCGCGTCAGGAGACCAACAGGCCGACCAGCAGACCGGACCACGGCCTGCAGGCGCACCAGCGGTGACCATACCTCGTAGTGCGCTACAGCGCACAACGAGCAACGGCGGTGTGTCCCCCGTTCGAGCAGTAGCCGTAGGCGAACGTGCCACCAATCGCCGGACCTCCCTACACCAGCCCGCCGCTGCCAACTTTGTGCGCTACAGCGCACTGACAAGTCGACCATGTCCGGATTGCCTTGAGCAGTGATCACCCAACGCCCCGCATACGACTATGCGGCCCTGGGCGTGGCGATCTCGAAAGCTAGACGCGCCGCAGAACTCACGGTGGAGGCGCTCGGGGAGCGCAGCGGCGTCTCCAGACGCCATCTGATCGACATCGAGCAGGGCAACAAGAAAGTTTCAGCCGGACTTCTCTATGCGATCGCCGCAGGCCTCGGTATTGACGGAGGCGACCTGTTCCGGGAGGGGTACCCGGACTCCGCGCGGGACAGCTAGCGGGAGGGGCTGCCAGCCCTGGCCTGACGCCACAACCGGCACTTTCATAAAGGCGCTACGTCTGATCCACTCACCCTCAAGAGCTAACGCAGCGCCGGTCGTTCGCCTTGGTTCAGAGGCTGTACCTGCCGCTAGGAGCCGCATGCTGAATCATCGGACAGATGGCAGGTCGTCCGTTGGCATGGATTTGCATAAGCACAAGCGTTTGGCTTTCGTCGCCATCAGCGACACCAAGCGCCGAGGACAGGAGGCTAAGGCGCGTGAGTCTGCTGATCCCAAGCCGCCGATTGAGAGGCTGACGCTTTTGCGCGGGAGGATGTGCCGGAGACGTGCCGTCCTTAGGTAGGCGCTCGGCGGCTGGGCCCGCCCGGGGGATGGGCACAGCTAGGCGGCGTCTATTCGGCGAGCTAGAGTCTCCGCGAACTCCGTCAGGATTTCGTTCAAAGTACCATAAAAGTTACTTTCTCGCGGTTGTTGGATGCGTCGATAAATGCTTGCTAAGTAAAGCCTGCGTCTCATCCCGTATGTCTCGCGGGTTTCCGCCATGCCGTATCCTGGCGCGAAGAAGT is a genomic window of Actinoplanes teichomyceticus ATCC 31121 containing:
- a CDS encoding helix-turn-helix domain-containing protein, whose protein sequence is MITQRPAYDYAALGVAISKARRAAELTVEALGERSGVSRRHLIDIEQGNKKVSAGLLYAIAAGLGIDGGDLFREGYPDSARDS